A window of Akkermansia muciniphila contains these coding sequences:
- a CDS encoding OmpA family protein, which translates to MKNASTITAFIISFLVVGSLALVFLFLGNREDEPAAAEPAAQTEVPARQTVTPQPTVDPLTKEDISRQTATPSSLVNLSSPQTLAQAIAKVIQDRDTDTLKSLEIQKAVTEAQSRTIRELMDARHVRLSTPGITSIGANNQGTNPTARYTLNFSSGARGYLDMKRNDQQQWTLDNLTLPSKQDLAKDKAAPMAMNDPMGVVSSFMDAVAKADFRTARKFVDGARVQDATVAGLCILFEEGAFRLREDAPIKTAYEAPTNAGFFVHLQDAQGRKAGNVGLTVAKKDEQWLIAEASLDSMLEAYTKRQGAGDDIFIPIVKNPQGGDSLALFFGFNEDALSKRSERQLQIVAEAIKMDGGKKLEISGHTDDVGSERYNQGLSERRAAAVKAQLVRFGVPAERIVTKGFGKSQPRRTYSPTADEGTRDEARKENRRAEMYLDF; encoded by the coding sequence ATGAAAAACGCATCCACCATCACCGCCTTCATCATCAGCTTCCTGGTCGTAGGCAGCCTGGCCCTGGTCTTCCTGTTCCTGGGCAACCGGGAGGACGAGCCTGCCGCCGCGGAACCCGCGGCGCAAACGGAAGTTCCGGCGCGCCAGACGGTGACGCCCCAGCCCACCGTGGACCCGCTTACCAAGGAGGACATCAGCCGGCAGACGGCCACGCCGTCCTCCCTGGTCAATCTCAGCTCCCCCCAGACGCTGGCCCAGGCCATCGCCAAAGTCATCCAGGACAGGGATACGGATACCCTGAAATCCCTGGAAATCCAGAAGGCCGTCACGGAAGCGCAGAGCCGCACCATCCGGGAGCTCATGGATGCGCGCCACGTGCGCCTTTCCACCCCCGGCATTACCAGCATTGGCGCCAACAACCAGGGCACCAACCCTACGGCCAGGTACACGCTCAATTTCAGCAGCGGCGCGCGCGGCTACCTGGACATGAAACGCAATGACCAGCAGCAGTGGACGCTGGATAACCTGACGCTGCCCAGCAAACAGGACCTGGCGAAGGACAAGGCCGCCCCCATGGCCATGAATGATCCCATGGGCGTCGTCAGTTCTTTCATGGATGCCGTAGCCAAGGCGGACTTCCGCACGGCGCGGAAATTCGTGGACGGAGCCAGGGTGCAGGACGCCACCGTGGCCGGACTGTGCATCCTGTTTGAGGAAGGGGCTTTCCGCCTCCGGGAGGATGCCCCCATCAAGACCGCCTATGAGGCGCCCACCAATGCCGGGTTCTTCGTGCACCTTCAGGACGCCCAGGGCCGGAAAGCCGGCAACGTGGGCCTGACCGTAGCCAAAAAGGATGAACAATGGCTGATTGCGGAAGCCTCCCTGGACAGCATGCTGGAAGCCTATACCAAACGGCAGGGCGCCGGAGACGACATCTTCATTCCCATTGTGAAAAACCCGCAAGGGGGGGATTCCCTGGCCCTGTTCTTCGGCTTTAATGAGGATGCCCTCTCCAAACGTTCCGAACGCCAGCTCCAGATCGTGGCTGAAGCCATCAAGATGGACGGCGGCAAGAAACTGGAAATCAGCGGCCACACGGACGACGTGGGCAGCGAACGCTACAACCAGGGCCTCTCCGAACGCCGGGCGGCGGCAGTCAAGGCCCAGCTCGTCCGGTTCGGCGTGCCTGCGGAAAGAATCGTCACGAAGGGGTTCGGCAAATCACAGCCGCGCCGCACCTACTCCCCCACGGCGGACGAAGGAACGCGTGATGAAGCCCGCAAGGAAAACCGCCGTGCGGAAATGTACCTGGACTTTTAA